A single Bosea sp. PAMC 26642 DNA region contains:
- a CDS encoding NAD/NADP octopine/nopaline dehydrogenase family protein: protein MRVGILGAGGAAFGAAAQLSLGGHRPTLWSPSGRGTAELAAGAPLRATMAIETSFHPGVAHSAREAITGSDVVILAMPANAHKMALEAVAEHLRDGQAVIISSHASFGALYLSKLLAQRRIRAPIIAWSTTLTTGRKTSLAEVKVNSLRSRIDMATVPETALDEGHALCTQLFGDRFVIRDGLLAIALSNLNPQNHLAIALFNLTRMEHGEVWGQAQNVTPAVGRVMEQLDGERLAIADAFGLTVRTIREHYAFSYQLPVAGIAEMNAELHRRGQGGFGPATPDSRYVLEDAPFGLWPTILLGRLVGQPATLHEAGLTMLSGAYGRNLAEENDLLPELRFAQMSREALQERARSGF from the coding sequence ATGCGCGTAGGCATTCTCGGCGCCGGCGGCGCGGCATTCGGTGCCGCAGCCCAGCTCTCTCTCGGGGGGCACCGGCCGACGCTGTGGTCCCCGTCGGGGCGCGGGACGGCCGAACTGGCGGCGGGTGCGCCGCTGCGCGCCACGATGGCGATCGAGACGAGCTTCCATCCCGGTGTCGCCCACAGCGCCCGGGAGGCCATCACCGGGTCGGACGTCGTGATCCTGGCAATGCCGGCCAACGCTCACAAGATGGCGCTCGAGGCCGTAGCCGAGCACCTGCGGGACGGGCAGGCGGTCATCATCAGTTCTCACGCCTCGTTCGGTGCGCTCTATCTCTCGAAACTGCTCGCGCAACGCCGGATCCGGGCGCCGATCATCGCCTGGAGCACCACCTTGACCACCGGTCGCAAGACCTCGCTGGCCGAGGTCAAGGTCAATTCCCTGCGCTCCAGGATCGACATGGCGACGGTTCCCGAAACGGCGCTCGACGAGGGCCACGCGCTATGCACGCAGCTGTTCGGTGATCGCTTCGTCATTCGCGACGGTCTGCTTGCGATCGCGCTGAGCAATCTCAACCCGCAGAACCATCTCGCGATCGCGCTCTTCAATCTGACGCGGATGGAGCATGGAGAGGTCTGGGGTCAGGCGCAGAACGTCACGCCTGCCGTGGGCCGGGTCATGGAGCAACTTGATGGCGAGAGGCTTGCGATCGCCGACGCGTTCGGGCTGACCGTACGCACCATCCGAGAGCACTACGCGTTTTCATATCAGCTGCCAGTCGCGGGCATCGCCGAGATGAACGCGGAACTGCACAGGCGCGGCCAAGGCGGATTTGGTCCCGCAACGCCCGACAGTCGTTATGTCCTAGAGGATGCGCCTTTCGGGTTGTGGCCGACGATTTTGCTCGGCCGCCTCGTGGGGCAGCCGGCCACGCTCCACGAAGCTGGTTTGACAATGCTCTCTGGGGCGTATGGCCGTAATCTTGCTGAGGAGAACGACCTCCTGCCAGAACTCCGCTTCGCACAAATGTCCCGCGAGGCACTTCAGGAAAGAGCGCGGTCCGGCTTCTAA
- a CDS encoding LysR family transcriptional regulator, with the protein MDLRQLEAFAAVMSAGSITGAARLLGRSQPALTRLIQDLEASLGFDLLHRSGPRVTTTEKGLRFYQEVEPVMAWLRQLRERAESIALDKPRSLSIASIASFAVGMLPAVLRRLDAAGLPDQVHIRTSIAEQVVHNVATQVSEIGITSLPVDHPALEIHWIGEAPCVAAVAADDPLAQADRIPLAALNGRRLITMANPFRWRRRVDLALRRQGVTPAAILDTNTSNTAIMSARAGLGIAIVEPVIAYGMPVEGIVIRPIDVTISFLWAVVTPNGRPLTPLVSGLIDGLAEISRETIPGFVMHPATARDRLTADVFGSAEAVVDGP; encoded by the coding sequence ATGGATCTGAGACAACTCGAGGCCTTCGCCGCCGTCATGTCCGCTGGGAGCATCACCGGCGCTGCACGTCTGCTCGGACGGTCGCAGCCTGCGTTGACGCGTCTGATCCAGGACCTCGAAGCCTCCCTCGGCTTCGACCTGCTTCATCGGTCCGGTCCGCGGGTTACGACGACCGAGAAAGGCTTGCGCTTCTATCAGGAGGTGGAGCCGGTCATGGCCTGGCTTCGGCAGCTGCGCGAACGGGCCGAATCCATCGCGCTCGACAAGCCGCGCTCGCTGTCGATCGCCTCGATCGCCTCCTTCGCCGTCGGGATGCTGCCGGCCGTGCTCAGGCGTCTCGACGCGGCCGGACTGCCTGACCAGGTCCACATCCGGACGTCGATCGCCGAGCAGGTCGTGCACAACGTCGCGACGCAGGTGTCGGAGATCGGCATCACGAGCCTTCCCGTCGACCATCCAGCTCTGGAAATCCACTGGATCGGCGAGGCCCCCTGCGTGGCTGCCGTCGCCGCGGACGACCCTCTCGCCCAGGCGGATCGGATTCCGCTGGCGGCCCTGAACGGCCGGCGCCTGATCACCATGGCTAACCCGTTCCGCTGGCGCAGGCGGGTCGATCTCGCGCTGCGCCGACAGGGCGTGACACCGGCGGCCATTCTCGACACCAACACATCCAACACCGCCATCATGTCGGCGCGCGCAGGGCTGGGCATCGCGATCGTCGAGCCGGTAATCGCCTATGGGATGCCGGTGGAGGGTATCGTGATCCGGCCGATCGACGTCACGATCTCCTTTCTGTGGGCAGTGGTCACGCCAAACGGACGCCCTCTCACCCCGCTCGTCTCGGGCCTGATCGACGGGCTGGCCGAAATTTCGCGCGAGACCATCCCTGGCTTCGTCATGCACCCCGCAACCGCGCGCGACAGGCTGACCGCCGACGTGTTCGGCTCGGCCGAGGCCGTCGTCGATGGGCCTTGA
- a CDS encoding peroxidase-related enzyme (This protein belongs to a clade of uncharacterized proteins related to peroxidases such as the alkylhydroperoxidase AhpD.), giving the protein MTRILHKFTVKVPVWSPYIVPVDLASATPEQKAAMQVTPSNKGVSTYVLTLAHDPESLAVRSPLFNQIMYGKDGLSSAERELGAVAASVVNRCIYCAAVHASRFNGLTKRPDVMDAIFKDERDAKLEPREQALFDFAARLSETPAALDDSAAAQLQEAGLSPLEAVDLVFSAAIFGWANRLMHTLGEPTEP; this is encoded by the coding sequence GTGACCCGCATCCTGCACAAGTTCACCGTCAAGGTCCCGGTCTGGTCGCCCTATATCGTCCCGGTGGATCTCGCATCCGCCACGCCCGAGCAGAAGGCGGCGATGCAGGTCACGCCCTCGAACAAGGGCGTCTCGACATATGTCCTGACGCTGGCGCACGACCCGGAATCGCTTGCAGTCCGTTCGCCGCTCTTCAACCAGATCATGTACGGCAAGGACGGCCTGTCCTCCGCGGAGCGGGAGCTCGGCGCCGTCGCCGCGTCCGTCGTCAACCGTTGCATTTATTGCGCGGCCGTCCACGCATCGCGCTTCAACGGCCTGACCAAGCGCCCCGACGTGATGGACGCCATCTTCAAGGATGAGCGCGACGCCAAGCTGGAACCGCGAGAGCAGGCGCTATTCGATTTCGCGGCCCGGCTCTCTGAAACGCCTGCCGCCCTCGACGATTCAGCGGCAGCCCAGCTGCAGGAGGCCGGGCTGAGCCCGCTGGAAGCCGTGGACCTCGTCTTCTCGGCCGCGATCTTCGGCTGGGCCAACCGCCTGATGCATACGCTGGGCGAGCCGACCGAGCCTTGA
- a CDS encoding CMD domain-containing protein: MTLIEEMAGIRPQSPLAEALASRADILRLSQASHDAVLLPKDSGGISHGLRAALAARMARQNDQTPLAAHYDDLLRRSGEIEASPVSAADQRRVAVIVAHADLLTLRPREATRRDIEALTEAGIEDPDIVRLAELAAFVNYQARVIKGLQVLRGVK; encoded by the coding sequence GTGACTTTGATCGAAGAGATGGCCGGCATCCGACCTCAATCGCCACTGGCGGAGGCGCTGGCGTCCCGCGCCGACATCCTGCGGCTGAGCCAGGCGAGCCATGACGCGGTCCTGTTGCCGAAGGATTCCGGCGGTATCAGTCACGGATTGCGTGCAGCGCTCGCCGCCCGCATGGCGCGCCAGAATGATCAGACCCCCTTGGCCGCGCATTACGACGATCTGCTGCGCCGTAGCGGCGAGATCGAAGCGAGCCCGGTTTCCGCGGCCGATCAGCGGCGCGTCGCCGTGATCGTGGCGCATGCCGATCTGCTGACGCTGCGCCCGCGCGAGGCGACGCGGCGCGACATCGAAGCGCTGACGGAAGCCGGCATCGAAGACCCCGACATCGTGCGGCTCGCGGAACTGGCCGCTTTCGTCAACTACCAGGCCCGCGTCATCAAGGGTCTTCAGGTCCTGCGAGGCGTCAAGTGA